The sequence below is a genomic window from Candidatus Kapaibacterium sp..
TATCTACAGCTATTTCTATATATTCCGAAGCCGGATTAGGGTGGATGGAGAAAGCATACTCATTTCTTTCGTTATCCGCAATGCTGCTAACGACTGGTTTTATCATTGATACAAATAAGTTTCTATAAGTCTGTGTTCCACCTACAATCAAATTGCCGTTTGGCATTTCTTCTACTGTCAATGCGTTCGAGCTATTGGGATAATATCTCCAGCTGAAATTATTGACTATATCTCCATTTTGGTCAATGATATTAATAAATGCGTTTGTTATATATTGACCATCAACAGGTTCCGGTGCCAAGTATGTTCCATGGTAAGCAATATGACCGTTATTTAAAGTTTTTATGCCGTATAATAATTCTCTCTTGTTCATCTGTATTGGGTCTGCCCAAGTCAATTCCCCATCAAAAGTAATAAAACCATACATGAAATACTTTTCTTCTTTATTTATTACATCTCCGCCAACTATATAGCCATTGTCCAAATAAGGTGTTAAAAAGTAAATACTGCTGGAATCAAAGCCAGGTGGATTTAATTGTAAAGCCCAATTGATATTACCTGACATATCAAAATTCAACATCGTATTTCCGACTGTTGGATTTCCCCAAATTGAAAATGATGTAAAACTATTGTTGCTATAATTCAAATATATCATAAAGGACCAAATATCAAAATCTAATTCTTCAGTATTAACAGGAGTAATATTCAATATATCAAATCCATCGTTAAATTCAACTAAT
It includes:
- a CDS encoding T9SS type A sorting domain-containing protein, with protein sequence MKYLLYIVFFQLFTIQLLFSSEPEVLWEYQIDIPEELTLSGKNYTKLGDDCIISAFELFEMDNWLSKIAIYCLNLDGTKRWEKMITYPDSLPKRINIQEIKIIDNDKLLISLADFGLINTQRTLDFYSLADGSLILRKEFDTTAFDMSFEYKLLRVNERNFAFGRRSKKDESLKLVEFNDGFDILNITPVNTEELDFDIWSFMIYLNYSNNSFTSFSIWGNPTVGNTMLNFDMSGNINWALQLNPPGFDSSSIYFLTPYLDNGYIVGGDVINKEEKYFMYGFITFDGELTWADPIQMNKRELLYGIKTLNNGHIAYHGTYLAPEPVDGQYITNAFINIIDQNGDIVNNFSWRYYPNSSNALTVEEMPNGNLIVGGTQTYRNLFVSMIKPVVSSIADNERNEYAFSIHPNPASEYIEIAVDINPTVNRRVDEAAEIKIYNTLGECVMTVETIHELSLQRIDISHLSRGVYYLCIGSQTQMFVKM